In bacterium, one genomic interval encodes:
- the gspK gene encoding type II secretion system minor pseudopilin GspK, whose translation MWRWHTFPAKQLDERVRTEQDQKGIALILAVVSVFLLTVAVFQTRVGVNLAEEIALSSAHEMQALYMARSGLALVREALAEDETQVDSYQDDWAAANAMGAVPIAEVGWAIGKVSDEEGKFNVLDLVNEDGESDDNTDFAAQRLVELLLSLNVPDSRADEIVDSLIDWMDFDGSVTGSGGEDLYYGSRDNPYSCPNDLPAGIDDLSLVKGIGPVLLYLGEGEIPPLIDFITVYGDKKPGDIFRRINLNTASVGMIQTLSHEMDRQLAEEIVESRDAEPFNSAAEIKDVPGFPDEMYNADMGNNIKLADLIDVSSSHFSATITGETTMASSKAYGVFKRTGNAVELVYYRGF comes from the coding sequence ATGTGGCGCTGGCATACCTTCCCCGCTAAACAGTTGGATGAAAGGGTCCGGACCGAACAGGACCAAAAGGGCATTGCTCTTATCCTGGCGGTGGTCTCCGTATTTCTCCTCACGGTAGCTGTATTTCAGACCAGAGTAGGCGTTAACCTTGCCGAGGAGATCGCCCTGAGTTCCGCCCATGAGATGCAGGCCCTTTACATGGCCAGATCCGGCCTGGCTTTGGTTCGAGAGGCACTTGCAGAGGACGAAACCCAGGTGGATTCCTATCAGGATGACTGGGCCGCGGCCAACGCAATGGGGGCTGTACCTATTGCCGAGGTGGGGTGGGCCATCGGCAAGGTATCTGACGAAGAGGGTAAATTCAACGTACTGGATCTCGTCAACGAAGATGGGGAATCAGATGATAACACAGATTTCGCGGCCCAAAGACTGGTTGAGCTGCTACTGAGCCTCAATGTTCCCGATTCGCGGGCAGATGAGATCGTCGACAGCCTCATCGACTGGATGGACTTTGACGGGTCAGTGACCGGATCAGGCGGGGAGGATCTTTATTATGGTTCAAGGGATAACCCCTATTCCTGCCCCAATGATCTTCCCGCCGGTATAGATGACCTTTCCCTGGTCAAGGGTATTGGTCCTGTTCTGCTGTATCTGGGTGAAGGTGAAATTCCGCCTCTCATCGACTTTATCACCGTCTATGGTGACAAAAAACCGGGGGATATCTTCCGGCGGATCAACCTTAACACGGCCTCGGTGGGGATGATCCAGACTCTCAGCCACGAAATGGATCGCCAACTGGCCGAGGAGATCGTGGAATCCAGAGATGCGGAGCCCTTCAACTCCGCAGCCGAAATAAAGGACGTGCCGGGGTTCCCCGATGAGATGTACAATGCGGACATGGGAAATAACATCAAATTGGCTGATCTCATAGATGTTTCCAGCAGCCATTTTTCAGCCACCATCACCGGCGAGACGACCATGGCCTCCAGCAAGGCCTATGGCGTTTTCAAAAGGACCGGAAACGCTGTGGAACTTGTTTACTACAGGGGGTTCTAA
- a CDS encoding type II secretion system F family protein, with the protein MPLFEYAVLDSKGKRKQGFLDAPSSQSAREILKKDGFYIVSLDSAAVDSSIPARSSFPGFGRISRSDLASLTRQLSTLLRAGLPLVQALEALVEQMEKPAIRKTLSGVRNLVNEGATFHEALAQYPLVFPGIYVQMCRAGETGGFLEKIMERLADTLDREVRLRGKVVAALVYPMVMTVLGTTFLLFLFAYVVPQVVGIFTDFGQTLPVPTMILLFVSGIVSRYWILFLVMIGVAGISYRAFARGEKTGLALDAFKLKVPLFGGLALKVATVRLSHILGTLLTSGVPLIKSLEIVGDVLGNRVLVLAVRDASRQVSQGGSLAQAFRTSGVFPPLLPRVISIGEQSGELSEMLTGVAETYEEEVSRSVQALTAILEPALILIMAVVVLFVVLAILLPIFELNQLVGAG; encoded by the coding sequence ATGCCGCTGTTTGAATACGCTGTCCTTGATAGCAAGGGGAAGCGGAAACAAGGGTTTCTGGATGCTCCTTCTTCCCAGTCGGCCAGGGAAATACTCAAGAAAGACGGTTTTTACATCGTTTCTCTTGATTCGGCCGCGGTCGATTCAAGTATACCTGCCCGCTCATCCTTCCCTGGTTTCGGGCGTATCAGCCGGTCGGACCTGGCCTCCCTGACCCGTCAGCTTTCAACACTTCTAAGGGCCGGCCTTCCCCTGGTGCAGGCGCTGGAAGCGCTGGTGGAACAGATGGAAAAACCGGCTATACGAAAGACTCTTTCCGGAGTCCGGAACCTTGTCAACGAAGGGGCCACCTTCCATGAAGCCCTGGCTCAATATCCCCTGGTTTTTCCCGGTATTTATGTACAGATGTGCCGCGCGGGAGAGACAGGGGGTTTCCTTGAAAAGATAATGGAAAGGCTCGCCGATACCCTGGACAGGGAGGTGCGCCTCAGGGGTAAGGTTGTCGCAGCGCTGGTCTATCCCATGGTGATGACAGTTCTGGGCACCACCTTTCTTCTCTTTCTCTTCGCCTACGTTGTCCCACAGGTTGTGGGTATTTTTACCGATTTCGGGCAGACCCTTCCTGTTCCCACCATGATCCTCCTGTTTGTAAGCGGGATCGTTTCCAGGTACTGGATACTGTTTCTGGTGATGATCGGGGTGGCAGGGATTTCCTACCGCGCCTTTGCTCGCGGTGAGAAAACGGGGCTTGCCCTTGACGCCTTTAAGCTAAAGGTTCCCCTGTTTGGTGGACTGGCGCTTAAGGTGGCCACCGTAAGGCTATCCCACATTCTCGGGACACTTCTGACAAGCGGTGTTCCCCTTATCAAATCCCTTGAGATCGTGGGGGATGTTCTGGGCAACAGGGTCCTCGTATTGGCGGTTCGCGACGCCAGCCGGCAGGTTTCCCAGGGAGGGTCCCTTGCCCAGGCTTTCAGGACCAGTGGAGTGTTTCCTCCCCTATTGCCGAGGGTAATATCTATAGGTGAGCAGAGCGGCGAGCTTTCGGAAATGCTCACCGGTGTTGCTGAAACATACGAAGAGGAGGTGAGCCGTTCCGTTCAGGCCCTCACTGCCATCCTGGAACCTGCCCTCATCCTCATTATGGCGGTTGTTGTCCTTTTCGTGGTTTTGGCGATCCTTCTTCCTATTTTTGAGTTGAATCAGCTTGTTGGAGCCGGTTAG
- a CDS encoding prepilin-type N-terminal cleavage/methylation domain-containing protein — MRILNRGTLNEIGSRRSPDGFTLLEVVIVVSVIALFIGLAVPRLPDVAGMRIHRNARKVSMMLQLARTRAVSLRRYYRMDVDLDTSGVSVSYFGPEGTYIPDDEVRQFSLREGFIADVVNSSEGKVLEGTGWVRISPRGYIQPSLIHIKDEQGRVLTVAPSPVSGRVQIQEGYTDLATRLGPLWPDER; from the coding sequence ATGCGGATATTGAATCGTGGAACCTTGAATGAGATCGGTTCCCGGCGATCACCAGACGGTTTCACCCTTCTGGAGGTCGTCATCGTTGTTTCCGTCATAGCTCTGTTCATCGGACTGGCGGTTCCCAGGCTTCCTGACGTGGCTGGTATGAGGATCCACCGAAATGCCCGCAAGGTGTCCATGATGCTTCAACTGGCCCGTACCAGGGCTGTTTCCCTGCGGCGGTACTACCGCATGGATGTAGACCTTGACACCAGCGGTGTATCGGTTTCCTACTTCGGCCCCGAGGGAACTTACATCCCGGACGATGAGGTTCGTCAGTTCAGCCTGCGGGAGGGGTTCATCGCCGATGTCGTCAACTCCAGTGAAGGGAAGGTTCTTGAAGGCACCGGTTGGGTAAGGATATCTCCTCGCGGATATATCCAACCTTCCCTCATCCACATAAAGGATGAACAAGGTCGAGTCCTTACGGTGGCACCGTCTCCGGTTAGCGGGCGAGTACAGATCCAGGAGGGGTACACCGACCTCGCTACGAGGTTGGGACCCCTGTGGCCTGATGAGCGATAA
- the gspG gene encoding type II secretion system major pseudopilin GspG translates to MRFEFSTLSRYAVSDLKGESVSKKYSKRQAGFTLIELMVVMVVLATITVFVIPKFMDAPKQAKRVKAQVTISALETALKTYYLDNGFYPTTDQGLEALVMEPNTDPIPGKWRKGGYLEKGRIPDDPWGTEYIYLSPGLHGDFDIIAYGQDKVEGGEGWDADIESWNLE, encoded by the coding sequence ATGAGATTTGAATTCTCAACCTTATCACGCTATGCCGTGAGTGACCTGAAAGGAGAAAGCGTGAGTAAAAAATATTCAAAGAGGCAAGCCGGTTTTACTCTCATTGAGCTCATGGTGGTCATGGTTGTCCTCGCGACCATCACTGTTTTCGTGATTCCCAAGTTCATGGATGCACCCAAGCAAGCTAAGAGGGTCAAGGCTCAGGTGACCATTTCCGCACTGGAAACAGCCCTCAAGACCTACTACCTGGACAACGGATTCTATCCCACGACAGATCAGGGACTCGAGGCCCTGGTGATGGAACCGAACACCGACCCGATACCAGGAAAATGGAGGAAAGGGGGATATCTGGAGAAGGGCAGGATCCCTGATGATCCATGGGGTACCGAATACATCTACCTTTCACCGGGATTACACGGGGACTTCGATATTATCGCTTATGGTCAGGACAAGGTTGAAGGTGGTGAGGGGTGGGATGCGGATATTGAATCGTGGAACCTTGAATGA
- a CDS encoding prepilin-type N-terminal cleavage/methylation domain-containing protein: MSDNRSQTGFTLLEVMAALSVLAVAFVVLLQTDGLNATRTLHAERVMGAVQLAGERMEDVFASGSEDLFSDKGELENGIYSWDRTVSDTAFEGLKEVRLTVMWNEGAREESYVALAYLPR, translated from the coding sequence ATGAGCGATAACAGATCCCAGACCGGTTTCACCTTGCTGGAAGTGATGGCGGCCCTGTCAGTGCTTGCCGTAGCTTTTGTGGTGCTTCTTCAGACCGACGGTCTGAACGCCACCCGTACCCTTCACGCCGAGCGTGTCATGGGTGCGGTACAACTGGCTGGCGAGAGGATGGAAGATGTGTTCGCATCCGGTTCCGAAGATCTGTTCTCGGATAAAGGAGAACTTGAAAACGGGATCTATTCCTGGGATAGGACTGTATCGGACACCGCATTTGAAGGTTTAAAAGAGGTCCGTCTCACCGTCATGTGGAACGAGGGGGCACGGGAGGAGAGCTATGTGGCGCTGGCATACCTTCCCCGCTAA